A window of Nocardiopsis sp. Huas11 genomic DNA:
GGAGTACGGCGCGGTCGCCGCCTTCCTGGCGAGCCGCCAGGCCGCCTACGTCACGGGCACCGCCGTGCGCGTGGACGGCGGCCACCTGCCCACGGTCTAGGTGTATTGACCACAGAGGTTGGTTACGCGGGAGGCGGGAGGGCCGCTGATCGCGGTGTGGAACCGGTGGTGATTGTAGTGGTGCAACCACCCGGTGAACGCCTCCCGCTTCTCGGCCTCGGACGTGTAGGAGCGGGCGTAGGCCCATTCGTCGGTCAGAGTCCGGTTGAAGCGTTCGACCTTGCCGTTGGTCTGGGGCCGGTAGGGGCGGGTGCGCTTGTGCTTGATGCCCTGGTCACGGAGCAGGTCCCGCCAGGTGTGGGACTTGTAGCAGGACCCGTTGTCGGTCAGCACCCGCTCCACCGTGATGCCGCACGAGGCGAAGTAGGCATGCGCCCGCTCCCAGAACCCGGTCGCGGTCTCCTTCTTCTCATCGGCCAGGATCTCTGAGTAGGCAAGCCGGGAGTGGTCGTCCACGGCGTTGTGCAGGTAGGCGTACCCGGCTCCGGAGCGGTTCTTGCGGCCCTGGGGGCGCCCCACCGTCTTGTGGCCGCCGCCGTCGGGGATGTTGCCGAGCTTCTTGATGTCCACGTGCACCAGCTCGCCGGGCCGCTCGCGCTCGTAGCGGCGCACCACGCGGCCGGTGGCCCGGTCCAGATGTGTGAGGCGGGCGCACCGGTAGCGGGTCAGGATCCGGTGGACGGTGGAGGCGTGCATGCCCAGGTGGCCGCCGATCCGGGCCGGCCCCCACCGTTTGAGGACACGAAGTTTGACGACACGGCGCTCGCGGCGGGTGGGGGTGGCCCGGGGGCAGCGGGCCGGGCGGCTGGAGGCGTCGTTCATGCCTGCTTCGCCGTGTTGGCGGTAGCGGGTGGCCCAGCGCTTGGCCGTGGTGTGGCTGACCTGGAAGCGTTCGGCGGCTCGCCGCAGCGGCCAGCCGTCCTCGACGACGCAGCGGGCCAGGAGCAGGCGTCCGGCGGGGGTGAGCTTGGCGTTGGCATGGGTAATGTGGGCCACGGAGGGCCTCCTGACCTTCTTCAGGTGTTGATCTCGACAATCCACACCTATGTCGGAGGCCCTCTCTTGCTGTCAAATCGCCGCCGGTCTGTATCTAACCTCTGTGGTCAGTACAGCTAGGCCGTGTTTTTCTGAAGGCTTTCGGGTGAGCTCGCGGTCGTCAGGTCGTCTCTCGCAAGCCGATGTGCGAAGTTCAGCCTGGTGGTGCTGCACGAGCGCAGAGGCGCCGCGAGAGGCGGTCCTGGCGGCCGCGAGCCCGGAATGCTGCAAAAACACGGCCTAGCCGCCCCGGCGGCGCGGGCTCACCGGGCGGCCCGCCGCGGCGGCAGCGGCACGAACGCGCTCGTCCGGCGGGCGTACTCCGC
This region includes:
- a CDS encoding IS481 family transposase; this encodes MTHANAKLTPAGRLLLARCVVEDGWPLRRAAERFQVSHTTAKRWATRYRQHGEAGMNDASSRPARCPRATPTRRERRVVKLRVLKRWGPARIGGHLGMHASTVHRILTRYRCARLTHLDRATGRVVRRYERERPGELVHVDIKKLGNIPDGGGHKTVGRPQGRKNRSGAGYAYLHNAVDDHSRLAYSEILADEKKETATGFWERAHAYFASCGITVERVLTDNGSCYKSHTWRDLLRDQGIKHKRTRPYRPQTNGKVERFNRTLTDEWAYARSYTSEAEKREAFTGWLHHYNHHRFHTAISGPPASRVTNLCGQYT